Part of the Haloarchaeobius litoreus genome is shown below.
GTGCCCGCGATGAGCAGTTTGCGGTGCTCGAGGACGTCGTCGCGTGGGTCCGGACCGCCTTCGGCGACGTCCTCGCCGCCGTCGGTCGCCTCGGCCAGTCCCAGCAGCTCGTCCAGCTCGCCGGTCTCGTCGAGCGCCGACGTGTCGTCCCAGCCACCGACGAGCTGGCCGTCGATGAACACCTCGGGTGCGGTCTTGCGGCCGTCCGCACGCTCGACCATCTCGTCGAACAGCTCATCGTCGCCGGTCACGTTGTACTCCGCGTACTCGACGCCCTTCTCGTCGAAGAGCTCCTTCGCCTTGTCGCAGTACGGGCAGTTCACCTTCGTGTATATCTCTACGTGCGGCTCGTCTGTCATGGCCAGATATAGCCCTCGTAGGTGTTTTATATTTGCGTTGTCCGACGCCCTTGCTGCACACCCGGCATGTGATGACGAACCACGGCGGGGCACCAATCGTTTTAACCGCTCCCACCGGGAACCACCGGGTAATGACCCTGCACGTGACGAACACGTTGACGGGCGAGAAGGAGCCGTTCGAGCCGAACGACCCCGACGACGTCCTCCTCTACTACTGCGGTCTGACGGTGTCGGACCCGGCTCACCTCGGCCACGCACGCGGCTGGGTCCACGTCGACGTGATGCACCGCTGGCTGGCACATCTCGGCTACGACGTCCGGCACGTCGAGAACTTCACCGACGTGAACGAGAAGATAGTGGCCCGGGCGGGGGACCCCGAACTCGGCGCGGACGAGGCGGCGGTCGCCGAGCACTACATCGCCGACGTGCTCGCCGACATGCGCGGGCTGAACCTGAAGCGTGCGGAGGTCTACCCCCGGGTCTCGGAGCACGTCCCGAAGATCGTCGACCTCGTCGAGACCCTCGTCGAGAAGGGCTACGCCTACGAGGCCGACGGCTCGGTGTACTTCGACGTGACCAGATTCGAGGAGTACGGCAAGCTCTCGAACCAGCGCGTCGAGGACATCGAGGAGCAGGGCGACCCCGACGAGCTCGGCGAGAAGCGGCACCCGGCGGACTTCGCGCTCTGGAAGGCCGACGGCGTCGCCCCGGACGCCGTCCACGAGCACCGCAAGGCCGACCACCCGGGCGACGACGGGGAGACACCGAGCGGTCAGACGTGGGACTCGCCGTGGGGCGAGGGGCGACCCGGCTGGCACATCGAGTGCTCCGCGATGGCGATGACCCACCTCGACAGCTCCATCGACATCCACGTCGGCGGACAGGACCTCGTCTTCCCGCACCACGAGAACGAGATCGCCCAGTCCGAGGCGGCAACGGGCCAGCAGTTCGCGAAGTACTGGCTCCACGTCCGCCTGCTGGAGACGAAGGCCGAGAAGATGTCCTCCAGCCTGGGCAACTTCACGACCGTCGGCGACGCGCTCGAATCGGAGGGCGCGAACGTCGTCCGGATGTTCCTGCTCTCGACGGCGTACCACAACGAGGCGGTCTACAGCGACGAGACGCTGGCCGAGGCCCGCGAGCGCTGGGAGCGCCTCGAACGCGGCTACCGGACCGCCGTCAAGGCCTGCGACTCCGTCGACGCGCGGACGACCGCCGACGACCGCGACCTGCGCAACACCGTCGACCGCGCCCGCCGGGAGTTCACCGAGGGGATGAACGACGACTTCAACACCCGCGAGGCGACGACGGCGCTGCTCGAACTCGTCGGCGCGGTGAACCGCCACGTCGACGACCACGACGAGTACGACTACCGCGGTCTCCGCGAGGCCGTCGAGACGTTCGACGAGCTGGGCGGCGACGTGCTCGGCTTCCAATTCCGCGGGGAGACCGACGGGAGCGCCGAGGTCGCGGGCGAGCTGGTCGAGCTGGTCCTCTCGGTCCGCGCGGCCGAGCGCGAGGCGGGCAACTACGAGCGCGCCGACGAGCTCCGCGACGAGCTGGAGGCCATCGGCGTCACGGTGGAGGATACGGACGACGGCGCGACGTTCCGCCTCTGACCCCCTCGGTGCGTTGCCACTCCATTTAAGCCCCCGTACCGATTGGAACCGCTCATGAGAACCAATCGACGAACGTTCCTCGCGACGACAGCCGGTGCATCGCTGGCTGCGACCGCTGGCTGTCTCGGACTGCTCTCCGACGCGACGACCTTCGAGGCACAACAGGCCGCGACGGCCGAGGCTGTCGCCAACGAGGGGAACTACGTCCCGCAGGAGCCACGCAAGCTCGAGGCCGAACGGACGTTCTCCGTCGCCGACCGGGAGCAGACCGTGACGGTCGTCAACTGGGTGTCGGAGTACTACAAGACCATCGACGCGGGACCGCTCAGCGGCCAGCGCGCGGGCGTGTTCGCAGCCGTCTCGACGCCCCAGGTCGAGATCCTCGGCGAGTCGTTCAACCCGCTCGCCGACGCCAGCCCCCGCGACATCATCAGTCGATTCCAGCAGCAGTACGAGGGTATGAGCGTGGGCGACCGCATCGGGCAGACGACACTCGGTGCGCTGGGTGGGAGTGCGCTGGTGTCGACGTTCGACGGATCGGCGACCATCCGGGGCCAGCAGGTCGACACCAACTTCGTCGTGAGCGGCTCCGTCGAGAACGCGGGCGACCACGTGGTCTCACTGGGCGTCTTCCCGGCCCAGCTCGACGAGCAGGGGAACATCCACGCGATGATCGAGAACCTCGACCACCCGGTCTCGAGCGAGTAGATCGACAGCGAGCGCGTAGCAGTTCGAGAGGAACGTGGTCCGAACGCTCAGGCGGCCCTCGCCCGCGGTTCTGCGGCCAGTTCTACCGAGGACGGACCGACAGGTGGCCCAGCAACGGAGCTGTTCGAGCCCGCCTGTGAGACGCTGATCTCGTAGACGGAGAGGTGCAGATACGTGATCGGCGGCGGGTAGAGCCCGTGTTCGAGCTGGAGCGACGGTTGGATGTCCACCAGGTCCTGGTCGTAGACGACCTCAGTGCTCTGGCCGACGATGGTCGGCCCGGCGATGATGGCACCCGATACCTCGCTGCTCCCAGCGACGATGCAGGTGTCCCACCCGTCGCATTTGCTCCCGGTCCCGAAGGGTTCCGCCGCGGCGTTCGATTCGTTGTCCCCGAGCACGGGCTCCTCGCGGGGTGCGAAGATGGTCCCGTACAGCTCCGCCTGGCTCCCGCCGGTGATGGCGACCTGCATCTCCGACGTGCCGTACAGCTGGAAGTACTGGGACTCGTCGACGACGCCGACCTGGCTGTTGCCCATCCCGAAGTTACCGGTCGAGTAGATGCGGAAGGCGCGGTTGTCGCCGCCGTTCTCGATTTCGATGTTCCCACCTTCGAGGGAGATGTTCCCGTCCACGATCATCGTGACGTTCCCGGCGCTCAGGTCCACCGTGAGGTCGTCGCCGTTCTCGAGGACGAACCCGTCGTCGTCGTAATATGTTTCACCCCCACTGAGGCTCGCTCCGTAGACTTCGGGGTGCATCACCGGCATCGTCGTGTCGTTCTCCGCGTCACGGACCTTCTTCTCGATGACGTCGTCGAGGATGCGGAGGTCGTTCGTCGCACCCTCGGTGACGTTGCCGGTGACCCGGCTGTGGTCGGAGACGTTACCGCCAGCGGAGACGTCGCCGTCGATCACGGCGGAGCCGCCGTCGAACTGGACGTCGCCGCCGGTCGCGTAGACGCCCTCCGAGAAGGTGCTGTCGATGGCGGGCTCTCCGAGGCGCATGACGACCGTCTCGTTCTCGTGGTCGACGGTGATGCTGACGTCGTTCGTCTGCTGACGGAGGTAGTCCGCCCAGCCGCCGTAGTACTTGCTCTGTATCTCGACGGTGACGAGCTGGCCCTGGACGACGGACTGCCGGTCCAGCGCCTGGCCCGTGCCGTTCCGCCGGAGGTCGATGCCGCTGGCGGTGAGCGTCCGTTCACCGGTCACCAGCGGTATCCAGGCGTTCAGCGACCCGTCGGCGTATTCGAACGGGGGCGGTGAGACCATGGTGGCGTCCTGGCCGGTCCCGCGCCACACGCCGCCCGCCTGGTACGCGACCGTGCTGCCCTCGCGGGTGTACTCGACGGACCCGAAGGTGCGGTTGGCAATCAGCGTGTCGTCCGTGTAGACGCGGATGCGCCCCGTCTCGTCGTGCCGCACCGCCGCGTCGTTCGCGCGGATGTCGAAGTCGACCCGTTCGGTCGTTCCCTGCCCGAAGGCGACGGACGTCACCGACTGACTGAACTCGACGAACACCATCTCGATGCGCTGGTTCTGGGCGTTGTCCTGCGCCCGGTCGAGCGTGACGCTCCCCACGAGTGCGACCGACAGCATGCCCAGGACCACGAACCCGATGAGCAATGCCACTGCCAGCACCGACGACTGTCC
Proteins encoded:
- a CDS encoding DUF7289 family protein, which encodes MRRAPWEGGASKHREVTGESGGRTSGADDRGQSSVLAVALLIGFVVLGMLSVALVGSVTLDRAQDNAQNQRIEMVFVEFSQSVTSVAFGQGTTERVDFDIRANDAAVRHDETGRIRVYTDDTLIANRTFGSVEYTREGSTVAYQAGGVWRGTGQDATMVSPPPFEYADGSLNAWIPLVTGERTLTASGIDLRRNGTGQALDRQSVVQGQLVTVEIQSKYYGGWADYLRQQTNDVSITVDHENETVVMRLGEPAIDSTFSEGVYATGGDVQFDGGSAVIDGDVSAGGNVSDHSRVTGNVTEGATNDLRILDDVIEKKVRDAENDTTMPVMHPEVYGASLSGGETYYDDDGFVLENGDDLTVDLSAGNVTMIVDGNISLEGGNIEIENGGDNRAFRIYSTGNFGMGNSQVGVVDESQYFQLYGTSEMQVAITGGSQAELYGTIFAPREEPVLGDNESNAAAEPFGTGSKCDGWDTCIVAGSSEVSGAIIAGPTIVGQSTEVVYDQDLVDIQPSLQLEHGLYPPPITYLHLSVYEISVSQAGSNSSVAGPPVGPSSVELAAEPRARAA
- a CDS encoding DUF6517 family protein, with translation MRTNRRTFLATTAGASLAATAGCLGLLSDATTFEAQQAATAEAVANEGNYVPQEPRKLEAERTFSVADREQTVTVVNWVSEYYKTIDAGPLSGQRAGVFAAVSTPQVEILGESFNPLADASPRDIISRFQQQYEGMSVGDRIGQTTLGALGGSALVSTFDGSATIRGQQVDTNFVVSGSVENAGDHVVSLGVFPAQLDEQGNIHAMIENLDHPVSSE
- the cysS gene encoding cysteine--tRNA ligase, which translates into the protein MTLHVTNTLTGEKEPFEPNDPDDVLLYYCGLTVSDPAHLGHARGWVHVDVMHRWLAHLGYDVRHVENFTDVNEKIVARAGDPELGADEAAVAEHYIADVLADMRGLNLKRAEVYPRVSEHVPKIVDLVETLVEKGYAYEADGSVYFDVTRFEEYGKLSNQRVEDIEEQGDPDELGEKRHPADFALWKADGVAPDAVHEHRKADHPGDDGETPSGQTWDSPWGEGRPGWHIECSAMAMTHLDSSIDIHVGGQDLVFPHHENEIAQSEAATGQQFAKYWLHVRLLETKAEKMSSSLGNFTTVGDALESEGANVVRMFLLSTAYHNEAVYSDETLAEARERWERLERGYRTAVKACDSVDARTTADDRDLRNTVDRARREFTEGMNDDFNTREATTALLELVGAVNRHVDDHDEYDYRGLREAVETFDELGGDVLGFQFRGETDGSAEVAGELVELVLSVRAAEREAGNYERADELRDELEAIGVTVEDTDDGATFRL